Proteins from one Fragaria vesca subsp. vesca linkage group LG6, FraVesHawaii_1.0, whole genome shotgun sequence genomic window:
- the LOC101291640 gene encoding expansin-B3-like, translated as MQLLFLPRRGFGLFLMLAAAIMVSAAHQSSSSSSSSHWLPATATWYGSPEGDGSDGGACGYGSLVDVKPLRARVGAVSPVLFNNGEGCGACYKVKCLDKSICSRRAVTIIVTDECPGGYCSGGRTHFDLSGAAFGRMAIAGEHALLRNRGELSVLYRRTPCKYPGKQVAFHVNEGSTNYWLSLLVEFEDGDGDVGAMHIRQASSSEWVAMRHVWGASWCIEGGGPLRGPFSVKITTLSTARSLTARDVIPSNWSPKATYTSRLNF; from the exons ATGCAGCTCCTCTTCCTTCCGCGGCGTGGATTTGGGCTTTTCTTAATGCTAGCAGCAGCAATAATGGTTTCAGCAGCTCATCAAAGCAGCAGCAGCTCATCATCATCGCATTGGCTTCCCGCCACAGCCACCTGGTATGGGAGCCCCGAAGGTGACGGCAGTGACGGCGGCGCATGTGGGTACGGTTCCTTAGTCGACGTGAAGCCTTTGAGAGCGAGAGTGGGCGCTGTCAGCCCGGTGCTGTTCAACAACGGAGAGGGTTGCGGCGCGTGTTACAAAGTCAAGTGTTTGGACAAATCCATTTGCTCCAGGCGAGCCGTCACCATAATCGTCACCGACGAGTGCCCTGGTGGCTACTGCTCAGGTGGGCGGACCCACTTCGACCTCAGTGGCGCAGCCTTTGGCCGCATGGCTATTGCCGGAGAGCATGCCCTCCTCAGAAACCGAGGCGAACTCTCCGTTCTATACCGACG AACACCATGTAAATATCCCGGGAAGCAGGTGGCCTTCCATGTGAATGAAGGTTCAACCAACTATTGGCTCTCACTCCTGGTTGAGTTTGAGGATGGAGATGGAGACGTCGGAGCAATGCATATAAGACAA GCAAGCTCTAGTGAGTGGGTAGCGATGAGGCATGTCTGGGGAGCAAGTTGGTGCATCGAAGGAGGAGGACCTTTGAGAGGGCCATTCTCAGTCAAGATAACCACACTATCAACTGCAAGAAGCCTCACCGCCCGGGATGTCATTCCAAGCAACTGGTCTCCCAAAGCCACTTACACCTCTCGCCTCAATTTCTAA
- the LOC101314390 gene encoding tetraspanin-19-like, producing MAAMARSCVQSILKLVNSVNGMVGLAMILYSLWLIRAWQKCIGYLPFEDSDSPTIPWFIYIFLGLGVTLCVITCSGHIAADTANGCCLYLYMLFLFLLLMLEAGVTADIYLNHDWEEDFPDDPTGKFDQFKTFVMSNLDICKWISLSVICVQGLTLLLAMILKAFGPHHDYDSDDDYVPERVSLLNHPPPYVIGDPIYGSDAWHTRINKKIFGNIGFHIYRPEMNRISHLAAVTVFDC from the exons ATGGCTGCGATGGCGAGGAGCTGCGTACAATCAATATTAAAGTTGGTGAACTCGGTGAATGGGATGGTTGGGCTGGCCATGATCTTGTACTCCTTGTGGTTGATTAGAGCCTGGCAGAAGTGCATCGGTTACTTGCCATTTGAAGACTCTGATTCTCCAACTATACCTTG GTTCATATACATTTTTCTTGGCCTTGGGGTTACTCTGTGTGTCATCACATGTTCAGGACATATTGCTGCAGACACTGCAAATGGTTGTTGCCTTTATTTG TACATGCTGTTCCTCTTTTTACTCCTCATGCTTGAAGCTGGAGTGACTGCTGATATATACTTAAACCATGACTGGGAAGAG GACTTTCCGGATGATCCAACTGGGAAATTTGATCAATTCAAAACATTTGTAATGTCAAACTTGGACATCTGCAAATGGATTAGCTTGTCAGTTATATGCGTACAG GGACTAACCCTTCTATTGGCAATGATACTCAAAGCTTTTGGGCCACATCATGATTATGATAGTGATGATGATTATGTTCCCGAGAGGGTTTCACTCCTGAATCACCCACCTCCTTATGTCATTGGTGACCCTATCTATGGGTCAGATGCTTGGCATACAAGGATCAACAAGAAG ATATTTGGCAACATAGGATTCCACATTTATCGACCTGAGATGAACCGTATCTCTCATTTGGCGGCTGTCACAGTTTTCGATTGCTAA
- the LOC101291066 gene encoding uncharacterized protein LOC101291066 has product MIELQCRLKLGYPIPPKNSSVGDFTSKLKPPSPSPSALLLCTNFNSSLTSKRHSFKCFCNKTENTQQVSSSSQGFSALAADSPWDNATLWSTLALYIFSLHIPLSFGGLSVVAHVLHQPILDPQIEAISLLGAQILELIAAVILLQSTAKPQYKFSNFFKPSKLSKERSWLLASAVGFGFLLVLVILTSFLADRFIGPKDLNNSMLKEILVNSNISRAACVFVYCVTTPLLEETVYRGFLLASISSTMKWQSAVFISSTIFSAAHFSGENFLQLFIIGCVLGCSYCWTGNLRSSILIHSLYNVMTLMITYLS; this is encoded by the exons ATGATAGAGTTACAGTGCCGTCTGAAACTGGGTTATCCAATCCCACCGAAAAATTCATCCGTTGGGGATTTTACGTCAAAACTCAAACCCCCATCTCCATCTCCTAGTGCTTTACTCCTCTGTACGAACTTCAACTCCAGCTTAACCTCTAAACGACATTCTTTCAAGTGCTTTTGTAACAAAACCGAAAACACCCAACAAGTCTCTTCCTCTTCTCAG GGCTTCTCAGCACTGGCGGCAGATAGTCCATGGGATAATGCAACTTTGTGGAGCACTCTGGCTTTATATATCTTCAGTTTGCACATTCCTCTTAGTTTTGGAGGTTTGTCTGTGGTTGCTCATGTATTGCATCAGCCTATTCTTGATCCACAGATTGAG GCAATATCATTGCTTGGAGCTCAGATTCTAGAGCTCATTGCAGCAGTGATTCTTCTGCAAAGCACTGCTAAGCCCCAGTATAAGTTTTCAAATTTCTTCAAACCCAGCAAATTGTCAAAAGAGAGGAGCTGGCTGTTGGCATCAGCTGTAGGATTTGGGTTTCTCTTAGTGTTGGTTATCCTTACTTCTTTCCTCGCTGATAGATTCATTGGTCCCAAG GATTTAAACAACTCCATGCTGAAGGAAATCCTGGTAAACAGCAACATCTCAAGAGCTGCATGTGTCTTTGTATACTGCGTTACCACTCCCCTGCTGGAAGAGACTGTTTACCGAGGATTTTTATTGGCATCAATTTCATCCACCATGAAATGGCAGTCAGCTGTTTTTATAAGCTCAACTATATTTAGTGCAGCTCACTTCTCTGGTGAGAATTTCCTACAATTGTTCATTATTGGATGTGTCCTTGGATGCTCTTATTGTTGGACTGGAAACTTGAGATCCTCCATTTTAATACATTCCTTGTACAACGTCATGACCCTAATGATAACATACTTATCCTAA